A part of Aspergillus oryzae RIB40 DNA, chromosome 7 genomic DNA contains:
- a CDS encoding putative ribosome associated DnaJ chaperone Zuotin (zuotin and related molecular chaperones (DnaJ superfamily), contains DNA-binding domains), with protein MTTVQVVNVSLPALSEGWSAEKDFKAVGTLSAATQRNLEPVGPHFLAHARRKRHHRTFSEDERIQAQQNVKKTEEEEDDEISEDEDPMMLSRDAKDWKNQDHYAVLGITKYRWRATPEQIKRAHRKKVLRHHPDKKAALGDRDENDSFFKCIQKAHEILSDPVKRRQFDSVDEAADVEPPTKKEAAKGNFYKLWNRVFESEGRFSKIQPVPKLGDDNSTFEEVDNFYNFWYNFDSWRTFEYLDEDVPDDGESRDQKRQTEKKNANARRKRKVEDTARLRKLVDDCAAQDERIKKFRKAARADKDKKRLEKEAEAKRLAEEKEKARLEEEQRKKDAEEAAKAEREKNKKAKEAAKNATKKNKRVVKGSVKEVNYFADGEASASQVDSVLTDVELIMSKIDAEELAGLAERLTAAGKDAAAVKNVYAEESKRLVGAGKLKEGETKNF; from the exons ATGACTACTGTTCAAGTTGTCAACGTCTCTTTGCCCGCCCTTTCTGAGGGCTGGTCCGCCGAGAAGGACTTCAAGGCCGTTGGCACTCTCTCTGCTGCTACCCAGAGGAACTTGGAGCCTGTTGGCCCTCACTTCTTGGCCCACGCTCGTAGA AAGCGTCACCACCGCACTTTCTCTGAGGATGAGAGAATTCAGGCCCAGCAGAATGTCAAGAAgactgaagaggaggaagatgacgaaaTCTCCGAGGACGAAGACCCCATGATGCTGTCTCGGGACGCTAAGGACTGGAAG AACCAAGATCACTACGCCGTCCTTGGTATTACCAAGTACCGTTGGCGCGCCACCCCCGAGCAGATCAAGCGTGCCCACCGCAAGAAGGTTCTCCGCCACCACCCCGACAAGAAGGCCGCCCTGGGTGACCGTGACGAGAACGACAGTTTCTTCAAGTGTATCCAGAAGGCCCACGAAATTCTCTCGGACCCCGTCAAGCGTCGTCAGTTTGACTCCGTCGATGAAGCTGCTGACGTTGAGCCTCCCAccaagaaggaggctgcCAAAGGTAACTTCTACAAGCTGTGGAACCGTGTCTTCGAGTCCGAGGGTCGTTTCTCCAAGATCCAGCCCGTTCCCAAGCTGGGTGATGACAACAGCACCTTCGAGGAGGTCGACAACTTTTACAACTTCTGGTATAACTTCGACAGCTGGCGTACATTTGAATACCTCGACGAGGATGTGCCCGATGATGGCGAAAGCCGTGACCAGAAGCGTCAaaccgagaagaagaacgccaACGCTCGCCGCAAGCGTAAGGTTGAGGACACTGCTCGTCTCCGTAAGCTCGTAGACGACTGTGCTGCTCAGGATGAGCGTATTAAGAAGTTCCGTAAGGCTGCTCGTGccgacaaggacaagaagcgtctcgagaaggaagccgaggctAAGCGTCTggctgaggagaaggagaaggctcgtctggaagaggagcagCGCAAGAAGGATGCTGAGGAGGCCGCCAAGGCTGAACgtgagaagaacaagaaggccaaggaggccGCTAAGAACGctaccaagaagaacaagcgtGTTGTTAAGGGCTCCGTCAAGGAGGTCAACTACTTCGCTGATGGCGaggcttctgcttctcagGTCGACTCCGTCCTGACCGACGTTGAGCTTATCATGAGCAAGATTGATGCCGAGGAGCTTGCCGGTCTGGCTGAGCGTCTTACTGCTGCTGGcaaggatgctgctgccgtCAAGAACGTTTACGCTGAGGAGTCCAAGAGGCTGGTTGGTGCCGGTAAGCTCAAGGAGGGCGAGACCAAGAACTTCTAG
- a CDS encoding uncharacterized protein (amino acid transporters) yields the protein MAETTGPPHSDESIIGKKEALDLGKVESCSAGQYIERAGVKRNIKSRHAQMMAIGGAIGTGFFVGAGQALAIGGPGFLLLAYGLMSLLVYGVFTAVIEMSTYLPIPGSSIAYYCSRYVSPSLGYALGWLYFYSFGIIVAYEITAASLVINYWPNNVHIALWVTVLLVVIVGLNLCPVGVYAEAEFWFAGIKVIMIIGMIILSLIIMLGGAPTHDRLGFRYWNDPGATNAYIVPGSGGRFTSFLYVWVWSGFSFFFGPELMVFTGGEMRSPRKNLPKASRRYFGRLVVFYILGTLSMGVTCPSNAKGLTSNTGDANASPWVIAIRNAGITALPSIINACILTSAWSAGNAYLYMSSRALYSLAVAGSAPKIFARCTNYGLPIYAVLGSSCFTLLAYLNAGSQAGEVFNWFVCLTNTSGYTSWLTCCLIFLRFRKACNAQGIVMPYRSNIQPLAAWICLFVFAALLLCNGFTVFFPGRFSASEFLTAYLGIPLFLAIYFGHRLTVGRKDPWVYRPEDVDLRSGVEEVDAETETWARLEAMKRERNVRPNVVWSKISLIWS from the coding sequence atggctgagaCCACTGGTCCACCACACTCTGATGAGAGTATtattgggaagaaagaggcccTTGATCTCGGAAAGGTCGAAAGTTGCTCGGCTGGCCAGTATATTGAGCGGGCTGGAGTAAAAAGAAACATCAAGTCTCGGCATGCTCAAATGATGGCCATTGGCGGTGCCATTGGCACGGGCTTCTTCGTTGGTGCTGGCCAGGCGCTTGCAATCGGAGGACCaggcttccttctccttgcctaTGGACTTATGTCCCTCCTTGTCTACGGTGTTTTCACTGCAGTGATTGAAATGAGCACGTACCTTCCCATCCCCGGGTCGTCAATTGCATACTACTGTAGCCGCTACGTCTCGCCATCCCTCGGCTATGCCTTAGGCTGGCTCTATTTCTACTCGTTTGGTATCATCGTCGCCTACGAGATCACGGCTGCCAGCCTTGTCATCAACTACTGGCCAAACAACGTTCATATCGCCTTATGGGTCACCGTCCTTCTGGTCGTCATCGTAGGTCTCAACCTCTGTCCAGTAGGTGTCTACGCAGAAGCCGAATTCTGGTTTGCAGGCATCAAAGTAATCATGATAATCGGGATGATCATCTTATCCCTCATCATCATGCTCGGTGGAGCACCCACTCACGACCGACTCGGATTCCGATATTGGAATGACCCCGGCGCAACAAACGCCTACATAGTCCCTGGGAGCGGCGGCcgcttcacctccttcctctacGTCTGGGTCTGGTCcggcttttccttcttcttcggcccCGAGCTGATGGTATTCACGGGTGGAGAAATGCGAAGCCCACGCAAGAACCTCCCCAAAGCATCCCGCCGCTACTTCGGTCGACTTGTCGTCTTCTACATCCTGGGCACCCTCTCCATGGGCGTGACCTGTCCTTCAAACGCCAAAGGCCTGACATCCAACACCGGCGACGCCAACGCCTCCCCATGGGTCATTGCTATCCGCAACGCAGGCATAACCGCCctcccatccatcatcaacgCTTGCATCCTCACTAGCGCCTGGTCCGCCGGTAACGCCTACCTATACATGTCCAGCCGAGCACTCTACTCCCTCGCCGTCGCAGGCAGCGCACCCAAGATCTTCGCCCGGTGCACCAACTACGGTCTACCTATCTACGCCGTCCTAGGAAGTAGCTGCTTCACCCTCCTAGCCTACCTCAACGCCGGTTCTCAGGCAGGCGAAGTCTTCAACTGGTTCGTCTGTCTCACCAACACATCAGGATACACATCCTGGCTTACATGCTgtctcatcttcctccggTTCCGGAAGGCCTGCAACGCCCAGGGTATCGTCATGCCCTATCGTTCGAATATCCAGCCGCTCGCGGCTTGGATTTGTCTGTTTGTTTTTGCGGCGCTGTTGTTGTGTAATGGGTTTACGGTTTTCTTTCCAGGGCGGTTTTCGGCGAGTGAGTTTTTGACGGCGTATCTTGGGATTCCgcttttcttggctatttATTTTGGGCATAGGTTGACGGTTGGAAGGAAGGATCCATGGGTTTATAGGCCTGAGGATGTGGATTTGAGATCTGGTgttgaggaggttgatgcTGAGACGGAGACGTGGGCTAGGTTGGAGGCTAtgaagagggaaaggaacgTGAGGCCGAATGTTGTCTGGAGCAAGATATCTTTGATTTGGTCGTGA
- a CDS encoding flavin-containing monooxygenase (predicted flavoprotein involved in K+ transport), translated as MGSMGAREQNYDVLIIGAGLSGIYSLHEVRKNLPSLSVKVLEAGDGVGGTWFWNRYPGARFDSETISYQFSWDKELLQEWNWKDTFSAQPDTLEYIERVCEKHDLYKDIQFNTRIKSAHWQDAERTWLFVDEAGFHYRARFFISCLGVLSNPTLPAIPGLKDFQGQSFHTSRWPKDFDMKRDFANKRIGVIGTGATGIQTITETSKEPSIRSLTVFQRTASWSAPLRNTKITPEHMEKMKAEYDDIFQRCASTPTGFLHKPDPRKSSEVSHEERVALWEKLYGEPGFAKWLGAFCDTYTDREANRLYSEFMASKIRARVHDPVVADSLIPKNHGFGTRRVPLESGYFEAFNQSNVHLVDLQKTPIERVTPNGILTSDGKEHELDILIYATGFDAITGAFNAVEWHGRNDRPLIASSGTEAGKRAVWLDHRPYTYLGLMAPSFPNMFMVLGPHQPFGNIPRSIEHAVQVVNQLLQFCHNEGYTVVEATEEAADRWTEHVVECSKGALSNEIDSWMTGVNTNVPGKTVRSVARYGGSAIEYRKRCQQTRAAGWEGFKFARGYSL; from the coding sequence ATGGGTTCCATGGGAGCACGAGAGCAAAACTACGATGTGTTGATAATTGGTGCGGGACTTTCCGGCATCTACAGTTTACACGAGGTTCGAAAGAATCTTCCCTCCTTGAGCGTCAAAGTCCTCGAAGCTGGAGACGGAGTAGGAGGTACCTGGTTTTGGAATCGCTACCCAGGTGCCCGGTTCGACTCTGAAACAATTTCCTACCAGTTCTCATGGGATAAGGAACTCTTACAGGAATGGAACTGGAAAGACACCTTCTCCGCGCAGCCGGATACCCTCGAATATATTGAGCGGGTTTGCGAGAAACACGACTTGTACAAGGATATTCAGTTCAACACTCGAATCAAGTCGGCGCATTGGCAGGATGCAGAACGTACCTGGCTTTTCGTGGATGAGGCCGGTTTCCACTACCGCGCACGCTTCTTCATTAGTTGCTTGGGTGTTCTATCCAATCCAACACTACCTGCGATCCCCGGTCTCAAAGACTTCCAGGGTCAATCTTTCCATACATCACGCTGGCCGAAGGATTTCGACATGAAGCGCGACTTCGCCAACAAACGGATCGGCGTGATCGGCACAGGAGCAACCGGGATACAGACCATCACGGAAACATCCAAAGAGCCCAGTATCAGATCACTCACCGTCTTCCAGCGGACTGCGAGTTGGTCTGCCCCGCTCCGCAACACCAAGATTACGCCAGAGCAcatggagaaaatgaaagctGAATACGACGATATCTTCCAGCGGTGTGCCTCCACCCCGACCGGCTTCCTGCATAAACCCGACCCTCGCAAGTCTTCCGAAGTATCGCACGAAGAGCGTGTCGCCCTTTGGGAGAAGCTCTATGGAGAACCCGGTTTCGCCAAATGGCTAGGAGCATTCTGCGACACGTACACCGATCGTGAAGCAAATAGGCTATACTCTGAGTTTATGGCGAGCAAGATTCGAGCAAGAGTGCATGATCCCGTTGTGGCCGATAGTCTGATTCCCAAGAACCATGGCTTCGGTACGCGAAGGGTGCCATTGGAGAGCGGATACTTTGAAgcattcaatcaatcaaacgTCCATCTAGTCGATTTGCAAAAGACGCCCATTGAGAGGGTCACTCCGAATGGGATCCTTACTTCGGACGGCAAGGAACATGAGCTGGATATTCTGATTTACGCAACCGGCTTTGATGCAATCACTGGTGCCTTTAATGCTGTTGAGTGGCATGGAAGGAATGATCGACCACTCATCGCCAGCAGTGGCACTGAAGCAGGGAAGCGTGCCGTCTGGCTTGACCATCGGCCTTATACTTATCTTGGGCTCATGGctccttctttcccgaaCATGTTCATGGTGCTTGGTCCACATCAGCCATTCGGAAATATTCCACGGAGTATTGAACACGCCGTGCAGGTTGTGAATCAGCTATTGCAGTTCTGCCACAACGAGGGCTACACCGTAGTGGAGgcaactgaagaagctgcggACAGGTGGACCGAGCATGTGGTCGAGTGTAGTAAGGGCGCGCTGTCGAATGAGATTGATAGTTGGATGACAGGAGTGAACACGAACGTCCCTGGAAAGACCGTGAGGAGCGTGGCAAGATATGGAGGCAGCGCAATTGAGTATCGCAAGCGATGCCAGCAGACTCGAGCAGCTGGCTGGGAGGGGTTCAAATTTGCACGAGGTTATTCTCTTTAA
- a CDS encoding SDR family NAD(P)-dependent oxidoreductase (dehydrogenases with different specificities (related to short-chain alcohol dehydrogenases)): MASFEGKVIAITGAASGMGLATAKLLASRGAIISLADINEAAVKEATASLTGSDKHMYTVVDVRSSQSVDSWIKSTVERLGKLDGAVNMAGVITPTKPITEETDDTWDFNFAVNTRGVFFCLRAQLKAMTAGGSIVSAASAFGQMGSPGVAPYCASKAAVIGLTRTAAKENQHIRVNCVAPGSVNTPMSQGENPEDVKRGLQATVQKRRAEASEIATVIVHLLSDEASFVTGTVYNVDGGWLC, encoded by the exons atggCATCCTTTGAAGGCAAAGTG ATCGCTATAACCGGCGCAGCCTCCGGCATGGGACTTGCAACAGCAAAGTTGCTCGCATCCCGTGGAGCAATTATCTCGCTCGCCGATATAAACGAAGCGGCAGTCAAGGAGGCAACAGCGTCATTGACCGGAAGCGATAAGCACATGTACACCGTGGTCGATGTGCGTAGCAGCCAGTCAGTTGACTCATGGATCAAATCAACAGTGGAAAGGTTGGGCAAACTCGACGGCGCGGTCAATATGGCTGGGGTCATCACACCTACCAAACCAATTACCGAAGAAACCGACGATACTTGGGACTTCAATTTTGCTGTGAATACACGAGgtgtcttcttctgcctgaGGGCCCAGTTGAAGGCCATGACAGCTGGTGGTAGCATT GTTTCTGCGGCTAGTGCATTTGGCCAGATGGGCTCGCCTGGGGTTGCGCCGTACTGCGCCAGTAAAGCAGCTGTGATCGGATTGACGAGAACAGCGGCGAAAGAAAACCAGCATATAAGGGTCAACTGCGTTGCACCAG GTTCCGTTAACACCCCCATGTCTCAGGGGGAGAACCCCGAGGATGTGAAGCGCGGCCTGCAAGCAACGGTGCAAAAGCGAAGGGCTGAGGCTAGTGAGATAGCTACTGTGATTGTGCATTTGTTGAGCGACGAGGCATCTTTCGTGACGGGTACCGTTTATAATGTTGATGGCGGTTGGCTTTGCTGA